Within the Orenia metallireducens genome, the region TTCTGTAAATTGCGAATTGGGGGCGGCTTTAAAATATCAAATACTCTAAATAATACAAAAGCAGGAATCAACATAGTAACTGGTAAATTATACATAGCAACCAATAGACCTGCAAATTCATCGACTACAATTTGTGGCGCATCCTTCTCACCAAAGAGATTTTCAGCATAGTGGGAGAGAAAAGTACCAATTATAAAGATTATAAAAACTAATGGAAAACCTACTAATCCCATCCCAAGCTTAAAAGCAATCCAAAGTAATATAGCTGCTACTACAGTCCCTACTGTTCCTGGGGCATAAGGGCTAAGTCCACTGTAAAATCCAGTGGCAAGAAATTCTATCACCTTATCCATGCTCCATCCTTTCATTCACTAATCAACTCCTTAGACTTTAATAAGTAATCTAGACCAGAGATTAGAGTTAATATTACAGCACCCCATAATAAAATCTCGGCAAAAGGCAATCTTAAGATTAAAAATATGACGGAAAAAATCTGAGCATTGGTTTTATACTTCCCTAAATTACTTGCTGCAATTATAACTCCTTCTGCAGCAGCCAAAATTCTTAAACCAGTAACAGCAAATTCACGGCTAATGATAATAACTGCTGGCCAAGCACTGATTGCCTGCATATCAACTAAAGAGATAAAAGCAGCTGAAACCAATAATTTATCAGCTAAAGGATCAATAAATTTTCCTAAATTAGTCACTAACCCATCTCTTCTAGCAATATAGCCATCTAAAGCATCGGTAATAGCAGCCAGAATAAAGACTCCTAAAGCCAAGTACCTTCCTGCAATACCTAGAGATTCAAACAATAAAAAAGCCATAAAGATTGGTACTAAAGTAATTCTAATTAAAGTCAATTTATTAGGTAAATTTAAATTCATTCAATCTCCACTCCTACTAAATCATACTCATAAGCATCGGTAACCTCAACCTTAATCATATCACCTATCTTAGCTGATGTACCTTCTACATAGATAACTCCATCAACATCAGGAGCATCTCGACGAGTTCTTCCAACCATAATAACTGGTTCTTCTGACTGAACCTCTTCTAATAAAACTTCAACTACTTTACCAACCCAAGCCTGATTTCTTCGATAAGAGATATCTTCCTGTATACTCATTACCCTCTCATATCTTTCTTGCTTTCTTCCTTCAGGAATTTGACAAGGCATCTTAGCAGCTACAGTCCCTTCTTCTTGAGAATAAGTAAAGGCTCCTAAACGATCAAATTCTGCTTCCTTAACAAAATCAATTAAAGTATTAAACTGTTCTTCACTCTCTCCTGGAAACCCTACAATCAATGAAGTCCTTAAAGTAATATCAGGAATCCTCTCACGTAACTTCTTGACGGTCTTTAATACATCCTCTCTAGTACCACCACGATTCATCTGCTTTCTAATCTCATCATCGGCATGCTGTACCGGTAAATCAAGGTAATTTAAGATACGATCTTCTGTAGCAATCACATCAATCATCTCATCGGTTAAATGGCTTGGATAAGCATATAACAGCCTAAACCATTTGATAGTATCAACAGTTAATAACTCCTTTAACAAATCAACTAATTTTGACTGACCATAAAGATCAATTCCATATTGAGTTATATCTTGGGCAATAATATTAACTTCCTTAACACCTGCTTTAGCCAATTGCTCAACCTCTTGTTTAATATTTTCAATTGACCTACTCTTTAAAGTACCCCTTAGTTGGGGAATAATACAATAAGAGCAGCAGTTGTTACAACCTTCTGCTATCTTGACATATGCTGTATGGTCTGGTGTTAGATTAGTTCTAGGTAGGTAACGGTCATAATCAAATTCAGGATCAGTAACCTTTATTCTCTTCTTTCCACTAAAGGCATCATTAATAACCTCTACAATCTCATCAAAGTTTCCTGTCCCTATAATAGCATCAACCTCTGGCATCTCTTTTTCTAGTTCTTCACTATATCTTTGGGATAGACAACCAGTTACTATTAGTAATTTACAGTTACCTTCCTTCTTGTACTCTGCCAACTCTAAAATGCTATTAATAGACTCCTCTTTAGCATCAGAGATAAATCCACAAGTATTGACTATCAATACTTCAGCCTCATCATACTTCTTAACTATCTCATGCCCACCCTCTTTGATTAATCCCAACATAATTTCAGAATCCACTTGATTCTTAGCACAACCTAAACTTAATAACCCTATTTTACTCATTTTAAAAAGTCACTCCTCTTATAACTTATTATCTTATATACTAGTAGATTTATAAATAATATTTTAATTTGTCTAATTATTATATAGCTTTTCACCATCTTAACTGAAAAATCCTTTATTCATAGCAAGATTAATGCTATCCTACTATCTATTTTAACAACTATTGCTCTTAAATGACAATAAAAGAATATAAGAGAGCAAAATTGCTCTCTTATATTTGTAACTATTTCATTATATAATATTTACTTATTTACTTCAAAGAATTTAATTAATTTTAGTCAATTCATATTCCCAAACATCTAGATATTAATGCCCTAAAATTACTCCTGACAACTCTGGTATTCTTAATTTTAATCTTCCATCTATAAGATTATAATCTCTATCATTTAATAGATCTACTAATCCCTTCTGATTAGCCAAGTTGTACTTACTTAAATCTAACTCTACCTCTACTTCCTGCTCTTTAGAGTTTAAAATAACAAGCAGCTCTTCTTGACTATAGCTTTTAATATAAGCCCAAATCCCCCTTTTATCATCAACAAGCAAATCCTCTCTCTTACCTAAACTTAAGGATAGATGATTCTTTCTGATATTGCATAATCTTTGATAAAAGCTATACAACTCTTTATCCTGCTCTTCTCCCCATAACATAAAGTTGCGGGAATAATCATAGACAATTGCTCCTGTATTATCATCTCGACAATCATTTTCTTGTGATAACCCTACCTCTGTACCATAATAGATAAACTGAGTTCCTGCTAAAGTGAACTGGCAGGTTGCTGCTAATTTTAGTCTTCTCTTATCATCTGCTGCTTCCCATAAGAAACGAACCATATCATGATTATCTAAAAATCTACATAAGATAAATTCGTCTTCATAAAAATTGTCTAAATAATCTAAATCATCTTTAAAATCTGATACACTCTTACTACCATAAATAAATAACTCTCTAAAGCTCCACACCAAAGAGAAATCAAAGCAACCATCCAACTCGCCAGCAAATCTATTTGTAATCCCAGGACCTTCCCAGACTTCACCAAAGACATAGACATCAGGTTTAACCTGTTTAATAGCTATTCTTAATTCAGTCCAGAAATCATGGGATAAACCATAGGCATAATCCATTCTTAAACCATCAAAATCATAGATTTCTAGCCACTTTAATAAATGTTCATAAATAGTATAATGCCTAGCTTCAGGATAGTCATTATTGATATGAGGCAGTTCTTTTAATCCAAAAAAGCCATCATATTGGTTAGGCCAATCAGTAAATTTAAACCAATTATAATACTCACTCTCTTTATCTTGTTGTGCCTCCTTAAAGAAAGGATGTTGATTAGAACAATGATTTGGTACAAAATCTAAAATAATCTTTAAGCCCTTCTTATGAGCTGAATCAATCAATTCCTTTAATAAGTTAGTATCACCAAAATGCTTATCAATTCCCAAGAAATCTGTAATATGATAGCCATGATAATACAAGCCTTCATAGATTGGAGATAGCCAAATAGCCGTTACACCTAAATCCTTAATATAGTCCAACTTATCAATTATTCCTTGCAAATCACCACCTTGATAACTAAAAGGATCAAGGCCTAAATCATAATTATTGCTTGGATCACCATCGTAAAAGCGATCAATAATAATATGGTAGACTATCGCTTCTTTAGCCCATTGAGGAGTCTGATAATCCTGCACTAAATAAGAAAAGTTACTTGCTTTTGCTAATTTATCTTTATTGTCCGCAAAATAGGATATCCCTTCATGGCTATTATAACCTTCAATGATATATCTGACCCTTGTACCATCCTCCTGAGCACTAATCTTAGCTTCCCACCAATCAACCATCTGTTCCTTAGCTGAATCTACTTCTGTATATCTTCTCTCTAACTCCAGCTGAATTCCATTAATCACCTTACCTCTTTCACCTTCTGGTAAAGTACCATCCGTAGTATAATATATATACATCTTATCTACTAACTTCCTCTTACTGCTAACTCTAATAGAGACCTCATCATCTTTAGTTACTAAATTAGGATAATAATTATGATTATGAAATAATTTACTATTAAAGACTGTTTTCTCACTGATATCAATAAAAGCCCTCATATTATAAATATGATATGGACTCTTTCTTCTACTCTTATCCCATAATGAAATTGAAGAAATTAAATTATTTAAGGACTCCTCTTTCAACTTAGGAGAAATCTCTTGGTTTCTAATATAATCCTTCAATTCATCTTTACTAGGAATCTGCGATAACTCCTGCTCAGTATGAGTATTGTAAACTCTAGTTTCTAAGCCATTTGTCATTACTAATATAGGAGCAGGAGGTGAAAGTAAACGAGAATAAGATAACATCTTCCTCTTTACTCCTTCATTCAATTCTTCATTTCCAGCTCTAACAGAAACAACTAAACCAGGTAAACCATTAACTCTAACAAGTACTTCCGCATTGACATAAACCTTCCGTCTACCTTTTTCTAATAATAACTTTGCATCAGATTCTATATCTGAGATTTGATAACCTAGTTTATATAACTTGGGTAATAAATATCTCTCTTTGACTCCTTTTCTATACTTTAATCTTATAGTCTTATTCATCTAAATCACCCTTTATTAAATATTTTACCCTAAAACTTATATCCAAAAGCAAAAACCCCGATTAATTATTAAAAAATTTTTTAATAATTAACCGGGGTTCTTTCTAAAAAGATTGCCCTCAAATTTTTATTTAATATAATTATATAATTTATTATCAATTATATCAATGTTTTACTATAAAAAATTTTAAAAGTAAATTTTTTATAATAAATTATAGTCATTCAATCTTAAATTACGGTTCATAAGGAGCATAAGAATTAAGCTTATTTAGCCATAGATAAAATCTAGATAGGAAATACAAAAAATATTATTTAAAAATATATTGAATTAATTTTTCAAGATTTGTGAGAATTGACGTCAAAATAGAGTTTTAAATTTGAAAATTTTATCTATATTAGTAACAACAACTTAGATTTAAAGATAGAATTAAATAACTAATTAATATTAACTACTACTAACTATTTTTACTAACATCTTTAACCTAGCTTTAACAAATACTATAAGTAAGCCTGAATAAATACCTAATATCAAGGAGGATAGCTGATATGCTAGACTATACAAATCTAACTGGACTAAAGAAAATAGTAACAGATTTAGAACGAATTCAAACCCATGACGTCAGAAATGTTAGGTATATTAAAGAAGAT harbors:
- a CDS encoding phosphatidylglycerophosphatase A family protein, translated to MKGWSMDKVIEFLATGFYSGLSPYAPGTVGTVVAAILLWIAFKLGMGLVGFPLVFIIFIIGTFLSHYAENLFGEKDAPQIVVDEFAGLLVAMYNLPVTMLIPAFVLFRVFDILKPPPIRNLQKFHGGVGIMLDDILAGLIANLLIQFIVHFA
- the pgsA gene encoding CDP-diacylglycerol--glycerol-3-phosphate 3-phosphatidyltransferase; its protein translation is MNLNLPNKLTLIRITLVPIFMAFLLFESLGIAGRYLALGVFILAAITDALDGYIARRDGLVTNLGKFIDPLADKLLVSAAFISLVDMQAISAWPAVIIISREFAVTGLRILAAAEGVIIAASNLGKYKTNAQIFSVIFLILRLPFAEILLWGAVILTLISGLDYLLKSKELISE
- the rimO gene encoding 30S ribosomal protein S12 methylthiotransferase RimO yields the protein MSKIGLLSLGCAKNQVDSEIMLGLIKEGGHEIVKKYDEAEVLIVNTCGFISDAKEESINSILELAEYKKEGNCKLLIVTGCLSQRYSEELEKEMPEVDAIIGTGNFDEIVEVINDAFSGKKRIKVTDPEFDYDRYLPRTNLTPDHTAYVKIAEGCNNCCSYCIIPQLRGTLKSRSIENIKQEVEQLAKAGVKEVNIIAQDITQYGIDLYGQSKLVDLLKELLTVDTIKWFRLLYAYPSHLTDEMIDVIATEDRILNYLDLPVQHADDEIRKQMNRGGTREDVLKTVKKLRERIPDITLRTSLIVGFPGESEEQFNTLIDFVKEAEFDRLGAFTYSQEEGTVAAKMPCQIPEGRKQERYERVMSIQEDISYRRNQAWVGKVVEVLLEEVQSEEPVIMVGRTRRDAPDVDGVIYVEGTSAKIGDMIKVEVTDAYEYDLVGVEIE
- a CDS encoding alpha-amylase family glycosyl hydrolase, producing MNKTIRLKYRKGVKERYLLPKLYKLGYQISDIESDAKLLLEKGRRKVYVNAEVLVRVNGLPGLVVSVRAGNEELNEGVKRKMLSYSRLLSPPAPILVMTNGLETRVYNTHTEQELSQIPSKDELKDYIRNQEISPKLKEESLNNLISSISLWDKSRRKSPYHIYNMRAFIDISEKTVFNSKLFHNHNYYPNLVTKDDEVSIRVSSKRKLVDKMYIYYTTDGTLPEGERGKVINGIQLELERRYTEVDSAKEQMVDWWEAKISAQEDGTRVRYIIEGYNSHEGISYFADNKDKLAKASNFSYLVQDYQTPQWAKEAIVYHIIIDRFYDGDPSNNYDLGLDPFSYQGGDLQGIIDKLDYIKDLGVTAIWLSPIYEGLYYHGYHITDFLGIDKHFGDTNLLKELIDSAHKKGLKIILDFVPNHCSNQHPFFKEAQQDKESEYYNWFKFTDWPNQYDGFFGLKELPHINNDYPEARHYTIYEHLLKWLEIYDFDGLRMDYAYGLSHDFWTELRIAIKQVKPDVYVFGEVWEGPGITNRFAGELDGCFDFSLVWSFRELFIYGSKSVSDFKDDLDYLDNFYEDEFILCRFLDNHDMVRFLWEAADDKRRLKLAATCQFTLAGTQFIYYGTEVGLSQENDCRDDNTGAIVYDYSRNFMLWGEEQDKELYSFYQRLCNIRKNHLSLSLGKREDLLVDDKRGIWAYIKSYSQEELLVILNSKEQEVEVELDLSKYNLANQKGLVDLLNDRDYNLIDGRLKLRIPELSGVILGH